DNA from Pseudomonas mendocina:
TCGGCAAGACTGAAACGCCGCTGGACGAACGCCCGATCGTGGTCGGCTTCGGCCCCTGCGGCATCTTCGCGGCGCTGATTCTGGCTCAGGCCGGCCTGCGCCCCATCGTGCTGGAACGCGGCAAGGAAGTACGCGAACGCACCAAGGACACCTGGGGCCTGTGGCGCAAGAACGTGCTCAACCCGGAGTCCAACGTGCAGTTCGGCGAAGGCGGTGCAGGCACCTTCTCCGACGGCAAGCTGTACAGCCAGATCAAGGATCCTCACCATCATGGCCGCAAGGTGCTGCAGGAGTTCGTCAAGGCTGGAGCACCGGAGGAAATCCTCTACGTCAGCAAGCCGCACATCGGCACCTTCCGCCTCACCGGCGTGGTCGCCACCATGCGCGAGGAGATCAAGGCGCTCGGCGGCGAAGTGCGTTTCCAGGAGCGGGTCAGCGACCTGCTGATCGAGGGTGATCAACTCTGCGGGGTGGTGCTGGAAAGTGGCGAACAGATCGCTAGCCGCCACGTTATCCTGGCGCTCGGCCACAGTTCCCGTGACACCTTCCGCATGCTGCATGCGCGCGGCGTGTTCCTGGAGGCCAAGCCGTTCTCGGTGGGCTTCCGCATCGAGCACCCGCAATCGCTGATCGACCGCGCGCGCCTGGGCAAGTACGCCGGCCACCCGAAGCTCGGCGCCGCCGACTACAAACTGGTGCACCACGCCAGCAACGGCCGCTCGGTGTACAGCTTCTGCATGTGCCCAGGCGGTACCGTGGTCGCCGCCACCTCCGAGCCAGAGCGCGTGGTCACCAACGGCATGAGCCAGTACTCGCGCAACGAGCGCAACGCCAACGCCGGGATCGTCGTCGGGATCACCCCCGAGCAGGACTATCCGGGCGGCCCGCTGGCCGGTGTGGAGCTGCAGGAGCGCCTGGAGTCGCACGCCTATGTGCTCGGCGGGCGCAACTACGAAGCACCAGGGCAACTGGTCGGCGACTTCATCGCTGGCAAGCCGTCGAGTGCACTGGGCGAAGTACAACCCTCCTACAAGCCGGGCGTGAAGCTGGGCGACCTGGCTCCGTCGCTGCCGAACTTCGCCATCGAGGCCATCCGCGAAGCACTGCCGGCCTTCGGCAAGCAGATCAAGGGCTTCGACCTGGCCGATGCAGTGCTGACCGGCATCGAGACACGCACCTCCTCGCCGGTGCGCATTACCCGTGGCGCCGACCTGCAGAGCCTAAACCTCAAGGGCCTGTACCCGGCAGGAGAAGGAGCAGGCTATGCCGGTGGCATTCTCTCTGCCGGCGTGGATGGCATTCGCGTCGCCGAAGCGGTCGGCCGCTCGATGCTTCGCCTGGACTGAACCTCTAGCAAGGTGCGCCATGCGCACCTCTTCCTGCGTACAACAATTGGTGCGCACAGCGCACCCTACTGGTCACCAAGGCGCCGGCAGCACAAGGTCGAGCGACGCGAGCCATGGCTACGCCGTGCAGGGTCGTCATAGCTCAACAATTCAGTGAATCCAGCCTTGCGCATCATCCCTGCCGAGGCGGCATTCTCCTCGTGTCGGTCGATGTAGACGTCTTGCACGCCCAATGCGCTGATGCGCTCAATCGTCGCTTCGAGCAATCGTGAACCCAGCCCCTGCCCCGCACAGCCGCGATGCACGACCGCCTCACAGATATACGCGTGCTGTTGCAGCTCTCGCCCCATGGGCTGATGAGCGGAAAAATCGTGGGTCAGTCGATAGCTGACGAAACCGAGCAAGCCACTGCCGCCCTCGGCCAACACGGCCAGTGTTTCGCCACTTGCGATGGCCTGCAGGTGAGCACGCACCTCGGCCTCGGGCAGGTAGTTCCAGGGGTTGGGGCCGTGTTCGAGTAACAGTTCGCACATGGCCTGGATATCGGCCGGCTGCGCCTGGCGAATGCGGGCTTCGTTCATGACCTGGCTCCCCAAAGAAAAGGCCAGTCTAGAGACTGGCCTGGTACAGACACAGGTACAGCAAGAGACGAGAACTGTGCCTGTTAACGGTCGTCTTCCCAGGGACGCCCGCGGGTGCGTTCGACCAGTTCGACCTTCTGCTGCATCGCCGCCTTGGACAGCATGTGCGCACTCACCGGTGCGGTGATGAACAGGAACAGGGTGATCAGAAACTCATGCAGGCTCAGCCCTTCGCCGCGGCTGCCGAAGAAGATCAGCGAGGCGATGACCATGCCACCCACACCAAGGGTGGTGGCCTTGGTCGGCCCATGCAGACGCATGAAGAAGTCCGGCAGACGGTACAGGCCGATGGCGCCAACCAAGGCGAACAGGCTGCCGATCAGCAGGAACAGGGAGACCAGTATTTCGATCCACAGTGGCATAAAAGAACCTCCTTGGAATCTAGTCGATGATGTCGCCGTGCATCAAATGCTTACCCACGGCGACGGTACTGACGAAGCCCATCACCGCGATCAGCAGGGCGATCTCGAAGAACAGGTCGGAATCCAGCCAGATGCCGAACAACACGATCAGCGCCAGCGCATTGATGTACAGGGTATCCAGGGCCAGCACGCGATCCGGCATGCTCGGCCCCTGCACCAGGCGCAGCACGTTGAGCACCATGGCCACGCCGATGATGAACAGGCAGACAGGAATCACGTAGGCGAGCATTCGAATATCTCCAGCAGCGGCGCTTCGTAACGGCTCTTGATCTCGGCGATCATGGCATCGGCATCCGGCACATCCAGGCCATGCAGCAACAGGGTCTTGTGATCATTGCTGAGTCCAGCCGAGACGGTGCCCGGGGTCAGCGAAACCACACAGGCCAGCAACGACAGAAGGAACTCGTCCTCGATGTCCATCGGCACCTCGACGAATGCCGGTCGCAGGCGATCCTGCGGCCCCAGCACCAGGCGCGCGACGTGCAGGTTGGCCAGCACGATGTCGTAGAACACCTTGATCAGGAACGCGGCCAGCTTCAACGGCCGCCGCAGGTGCGGCACATTGAGCAGAAAGTCACGGGTCAGCCAGACGATGGCCCAACCGAGGAACAGGCCGAGCAAGACCTGGCCGAGCGCGATGGTGTTGACCAACGCCAGCCAGATGACGGCCAGCAGCAGGGTCAGGTGGGGATGGGGAAACAGACGTCTCATGCCTCACCTCCATTGATCAGCGAAAGGTACGGCTGCAGGTTGAGCAACTGCTCGGCGGTGGCCTGTGCGTAGGCCAGCAGCGGTTGCGCCATTACCAGCAGCAAGGGGCTGGCCAGCAACAGACCCAGCGTTGCGCCAAGGCGCGTCCAATCGGCCGGTTCGGTGTTCTCCAGCGGCCGGCCATGGCTGTGCCAGAACAGCTGGCTACCGGCGCGGCTCAGCGCCACCAGCGTGACTAACCCTGAGAGCAGCACCACCGACCACAACCACAGCGCCTGACTGCCCGGCTCTACCGACCGCAGCAGCAACAGCTTGCCGAGGAAGCCGGAAAATGGCGGCAAACCTGCCACCGAAATGGTCGCGGCGAAGAACAGCGCGCCCAGCAGCAGCGGCTGGTGCAGGGCCTGCAGCAGGTGCAGATCGTCACGCGCCGGGCCACGCTGACGCACGATCAACCCGGCCAGCAGGAACAACGCCGCGCTGATCAGGGTGCTGTGCAGCAGGTAATACAGGGCGGCACTCAACGCCTGTGGCGTACCGAGCGAGAAGCCCGCCAGCAGCGTGCCCACCGACACCACCACCAGGTAGCCCAGCAGCACTTGCAGGCGTTCGGCAGCCAGTGCACCGATGGCGCCTGCCGCCAGTGTCAGCAACGCCAACCACCAGAGCATCTCATGGGCCATATTGGCCAGTGGGCCAGCACCTTCACCGAAGACCAGGGTGAACACGCGGAAGATCGAATACAGGCCGACCTTGGTCATAATCGCGAACAGCGCCGCCACCGGGGCAGGCGCCGAGGCGTAGGCCCTCGGCAGCCAGAAGTACAGCGGCAACACCGCCGCCTTGAGGGCGAACACCACCAGCAGCAGATAGGCGGCGGCGCTGAGCAGCGGCGCCAGCTCAGGGTCGGCGTCGGCCACTTTCTGCGCCAGATCCGGCATGTTCAGCGTGCCGGTCAGGCCGTAGAGCATGCTCACGCCGATCAGGAAGAACGACGAGCCAAGCAGATTGAGCACCACGTAATGCACACCGGTTCTGATCTGATCCTTGCCGTTGCCATGCACCAGCAACGAGTAGGAGGAAATCAGCAGAATCTCGAAGAAGACGAACAGGTTGAACAGGTCGGCGGTGAGAAAAGCGCCGTTGATACCCAGCAACTGGAACTGGAACAGGGCATGGAAGTTCTGCCCGCGCGCATCGTCACCACGGCAGGCGTAGAGCACGGCGAAACCGGCCAGCACCGCGGTCAGCAGCAGCATCAGCGCGCTGAGGCGGTCGAGCAGCAGCATGATGCCGAACGGCGCCTGCCAATTGCCCAGTGCATAGGCGCGCAACTGGCCATCGTCGGCCAGCAATACCAGGTAGAGTCCCAGCGGCACCAAGGCCCAGGTGGCCGTCAGCGACAGCGCGCGCTTGAGGGGTTTGCTCAGATTGTGGCCAACCAGCAGCAAGGCACCCGCCAGCATCGGCAACAGAATCGGCAGGATCAGAGCATGATTCATACGCGCGGCTCCTCGCCGTCGACGTGATCGGTCTTCAGCTCACCCAGGCCGCGCAGTGCCAGTACCACGACGAAAGCGGTCATGGCGAAGCCGATGACGATGGCAGTCAATACCAGCGCCTGCGGCAGTGGGTCACCATAGGCCGGACTGCGTCCGATCACCGCCGGCACCCCGGTGCCGAGCCGCCCCATAGCGAAGATGAACAGGTTGACCGCGTAGGAAATCAGGGTCAGCCCCATGACCACCGGAAAGATCCGTGCGCGCAGGATCAGGTAGACACCGGCAGCCGTGAGTACCCCAAGGGTGATGGCGAACAACACCTCCATTTAGATGACCTCCTTGCAGGATTCGTCCTGGCCGACGTGTCCGAGGTTGGACAGGATCAGCAGCGTGGCCCCCACTACCGCGAGGTAGACGCCCAGGTCGAAGAGGATGGCCGTGGCCAGCTCGATCTCGCCGATCAGCGGGATGTGGAAATGATCGAAGGCGGACGTCAGGAACGGCACGCCGAACGCCCAACTGCCGAGACCGGTGAATGCGGCGATCAATACGCCCCAACCGGCCATGCTGTGATAGCTGAAACGCAGGCGCTGCTGCGTCCAGGTCACGCCATGAGAGATGTATTGCAGGATCAGCGCGACCGCGGTGATCAAGCCAGCGATGAAGCCGCCGCCCGGCAGGTTGTGGCCGCGAATGAAGATGAACACGGCGATCAGCAGCGCCAGCGGCAGCAAGGCCCGCGCCAGGTTGTCGAGGATCATCGGGTGGCTGTCGGTCGACCACAGACGACCGTTCTTGTCATGGGTCGGATGTGGGAGGTGCAGGCCGTACAACAGTGCGTAGATACCGATGGCGGCAATCGCCAGCACGGTGATCTCGCCAAGGGTATCGAAACCGCGGAAGTCCACCAGGATCACATTGACCACATTGGTTCCACCGCCGCCGGAGACGCTATTGTCGAGGAAGAACGAGGAAATGCTCTGGTAGGGACGGGTCAGCACCGCGTAGGCGAGCATCGCCACCACCGCACCGACACCACCAGCCAGGGTGAAATCACGCAATGCACGCAGACTGCTGGACTCGACCGGCGTGCGATCCGGCATGAAATACAGCGTCAGCATCAACAGGATGATGGTCACCACTTCCACCGACACCTGGGTCAGCGCCAGATCCGGCGCCGAGAAACGGGCGAAGGCCAGCGCCACCATCAACCCCGCCAGGCTGAGCAGCATCAACGCCACCAGGCGACGGCGATGGAAATACACGGTCAACAGCGCGCTGCCCATCAGCAGGATCATGCCCAGCACCGTGATGCCATCGAGCGGCGTCAGCTCCACCGAGCCGGTGAGGTTCTGCAGCGGGCTCAGCGCGACGATCAGCAGCAGCAGCGTGGCACCGAGCATCCAGCCGAGATAACTCTGCAGCGAACCGTTCTCCAGCAGGCCGGTGAAGCGGCGCGCCAACTTGATCAGGCCGACCAGCGCGTTGTCGAACACCAGCTTGGCATCGACGCTCGGCAGTCCGTCGTACCAGTGGTATAGCGGCTTGCGCAGCACGTAGACGGCAATACCGCCAAACAGCGCGATGAAGCTCATCAGCAGCGGCAGGTTGAAACCGTGCCAGATCGCCAGGCTGTACTCCGGCAGCTCGCCGCCAAGGGTCGCACCTGCGGCGCTGGCCAGCAGCGGTGCCACCGTATAGGTCGGCACGATGCCGACCAGCAGGCAGAGGAAGACCAGAATCTCCACCGGCACCTTCATATAGCGCGGCGGCTCATGAGGCGGGTACTTGGGCAGATCATGCGGCTCGCCGTTGAAGAACACGTCATGAATGAAACGCAGCGAATAGGCCACGGCGAATACACCGGCCAGCGTCGCCACCGCCGGAATCACCCAATTGAAGCTGCCAAACAGGTGCTGATTGAGGGTTTCGCCGAAGAACATTTCCTTGCTGAGGAAGCCGTTGAGCAACGGCACCCCGGCCATCGCCGAAGCGGCCACCATGGCCAGCACGGCCGTATGCGGCATGTACCGCCATAGCCCGGCGAGCTTGCGCATATCGCGGCTGCCGGTCTCGTGGTCGATGATGCCCGCGGCCATGAACAGCGAGGCCTTGAAGGTCGCATGATTGATGATGTGGAACACCGCCGCCACGGCTGCCAGACGGGTATCCAGGCCGAACAACAGAGTGATCAGGCCCAGGTGGCTGATGGTCGAGTAAGCCAGCAGTCCCTTGAGGTCATGCTGGAACAACGCCATGCAGGCGCCGACCAGCAGCGTGGTCAGGCCGGTGAGGCTGACCAGATAGAACCACCAGTCGGAGTCGGCCAGTGCCGGGTACAAACGCGCCAGCAGGAACACGCCGGCCTTGACCATGGTCGCCGAGTGCAGATAGGCCGAAACCGGCGTGGGTGCCGCCATCGCGTGCGGCAGCCAGAAATGGAAGGGAAACTGTGCGGACTTGGTGAACACCCCAAGCAGCACCAGGATCAGCGCCAGCGGATACAGCGCATGGGCGCGGATCAGGTCGCCCGAAGCCAGCACGTCGGTCAGCTCGAAGCTGCCGACGATGTTGCCGATCAGCAGGATACCGGCCAGCAGCGCCAGACCACCGCCGCCTGTGACGGTCAGCGCCATGCGCGCGCCCTTGCGCGCTTCGGAACGCCAGCCCCAGAAACCGATGAGCAGGAACGACGACAGGCTGGTCAGCTCCCAGAACACCATCATCAGCAGCAGGTTTTCCGACAGCACCACGCCCAGCATGGCGCCCATGAACAACAGCAGGAAGGAGAAGAACTGTCCCATCGAGTCGCGCTTCGACAGGTAGTAACGTGCGTAGAGAATCACCAACAAACCGATGCCGAGGATCAACAGGGCGAACAAAAAGCCCAGGCCATCGAGGCGCAGGCTAAGGTTCAAGCCCAGTTGTGGCAGCCACTCGTACTGCACGCGCAGCACTTCACCGGCGAACACACGCGGTTGTTGCATCAGCAGCAGGATCAGGGCCGTGAGCGGCGCAATGGCTGTGGCCAGGGCACAAGCCAGACGGCCGAAGCGGTCGGCCAGCACGGGCAGGATCAGCCCGAGAAACGGCAAGGCGATAATCAGCGCAAGTACCATCGGCACCCCCTCTATGCGGAACGGCCGGCGCGACCCGGCGGCATGAACTGGAGTCAAAAGTCCGTGACGGCGGCAGTCCCTACCGCCCGGAAACGGCTACACCGTCGTCAGAACCAGAATAGCCAGCGATTATCCATAACTATCGAACCATCGTCATGCATTGAATTATTACTAAAAACAGCATGTTGCAATGACTGTACGAATGCGAGGGCGCCAGGGGTGATGTTCCCCTCGTCAGTGCGGGGCTTGGAGGTTAGCCGCCATGAATGACGCAGGAATAAAAAAGTCGGAGCGGTGTCGCACCGCTCCGACTTTCATAGAGATGCAGACTTAATGAGTGACGCGACTGGTACCGTTGACGGTCATGATACGAACGCGCTCGCCAACCCTGAACACTTGATTCGGCTCGACTTCCTGCACATAGGCCCGCATGGTGCCGTCGTCTTCACGCACGGTGATTTCGACACCCTGGGTACGCGTCAGGCCCTCTTCGGCTGCGGCGCCCAGCAAGCCGCCGGCAACTGCACCGATCACCGCCATGACGGCGCTACCCCGACCACCACCGACGCCACTACCACCAACGCCACCGATCACCGCACCGGCACCAGCACCAATCGGCGTCTTGGTACCTTCGATCTTCACAGGACGGAGCGACTCGATGGTTCCCATGCGCACCGTTTGCACAGCTCGGGCCTCGTCACGGCTGTAGGTGTCGCCGGTCAGGCTGGACTGGCAACCGCCGAGAAGCAGAAACGCAGCCAGCGAGGTGATGAGCAGAGTAGGTTTACGCATAGCAATTCCTCCAGAGATATCTCGATCCATTAGACGCCACGCCCAGGCAGTCGTCACCAACATGCCTCAACAATAGTAGATTCAGACAGACAGAGTTCAGCTAGGTTCTATACGTGGAATCAGCGTAGCGCTTCGGCTCGTGCCAGACCGCTCAGGCGCCAGAGCCGAGCGATATCCACCGCGCGCGCCTGCAACTCCGCTGCAGCACCAGCCATCGCCTGCTCCAGCGAAAGCGGTCCCGGCGCCAGGCTGAACGCGGCTTCGATGCCGGCGTCGTAAAGCGCCTGGTAGTTCTCGCCCAGGCTACCAGCCAAGGCGATCACCGGCGCACCAGCTGCGCGTGCGACGCGCGCCACGCCCATGGGCGTCTTGCCGTGCAGGGTCTGTTCGTCCATTCGCCCTTCACCGGTAATCACCAGATCAGCCCCCTGCACCGCTTCGGCCAGCCCGGACAGCTCGGCAACCAGCTCGATGCCCGGCCGGAAGCTGGCCTTCAGGAACGCCCGCGCGGCAAAACCAAGGCCGCCCGCCGCACCTACGCCTGGAAATTGCCCGTGATCCTCGCCAAGCGTAGACGCAACGACGTGCGCATAACGCTCCAGCGCAGCATCCAGTTCGACGACCTGCTCGGGCGTCGCCCCCTTCTGCGGGCCGAACACTGCCGACGCACCGCGCGGGCCGCAGAGCGGGTTATCGACGTCCGCAGCGACCTCGACCTGTACCTGCAGCAGCCGTGCATCCAGGCCACTCAGGTCGATCTGATCGAGCCCAGCCAGCGCGGCACCGCCTGGCGCCAGCTCATGCCCCTGCTCATCGAGAAAACGCACGCCAAGCGCCTGCAGAAGGCCCATCCCACCGTCATTGGTGGCACTGCCGCCAAGCCCGAGGATAATGCGCCTCGCCCCAGCCTCGAGCGCCTCCCTGATCAGCTCGCCCGTGCCAAAGCTACTGGCCCGGCGTGCATCACGCTGCTCACGCGGCACCCAGTGCAGGCCGCTGGCAGCAGCCATTTCAATGACCGCTGTGCCCTGCCCCAACCAGCCCCAATGCGCCGTGACCGGCTCACCCATGGGGCCGCGTACCTGATGCTCGCGCCGCTCGCCACCTACGGCAGCCAGCAGCGCATCCACCGTGCCCTCGCCGCCATCGGCCATAGGCCGTAACAGGCATTCGGCTTCGGGAAACACCTGTTGCCAGCCGCGAGCGATGGCTGCGGCCACATCGGGCGCACTGAGACTCTCCTTGAAGGAGTCGGGAGCGATGACGATTTTCATGATGGAAACCTCGGAAGGGACGAACGGCCCGAAAACCGTCCGCCAATGAAGCGAATTACAGCAGAACCAGGCTAAGCAGCCAGACGGTGATCATGCCGGCGACACCCTGGATCAGGGTAGCGACCGTTTGCGCACGATAAGCCGTGGAAACCTTCATGCGGCTGAACTGGGTGACGACCCAGAAGAAGCTGTCGTTGGCATGCGAAACAGTCATCGCTCCCGCCCCGATGGCCATGACGGTGAGCACGCGGCCCATCTCGCTATCGAGCCCCAACTGACCGAGCAGTGGCGCGACCAAGGCAGAGGTGGTGACCAGCGCGACAGTCGTCGAACCTTGTGCACTCTTCAGCGCGGCGGCGACCACGAACGGCATGAACAGACCAATGCCCAGTGCCGACAGCGTAGTACCCAGGTAATCACCCAGCGGGGTGACCTTGAGGATCGCACCGAAAGCGCCACCAGCACCGGTGATCAGCAGGATTGGCGCTGCGGACACCAGGCCATCGACGACGTAATCATGGAATTCCTGGCGCTTGTCGGCGCTCTTGAGCAGCGTGCAGGCCAGAGCCAGGCCAACCAGCAGCGCCGCAATGGGCTGACCGAAGAAATTCAGCATGCCGAACAGCAGACCATCACCGAACGGCTTGCTGGGGAACACGGCGATGGAACCCAGGCAGATCAGCACGATGGGCACGAAGATCGGCGCGAAAGCCTGGAAGGCGCTGGGCAACTTGCCATAGCGGGCCTTGAGGGCCTCGAAATCGACCGCATCGTCGAGCAGTTCGCTCGGCGCCTCTTCCAGCAGATCCTTGTCGTTCTGCTTGAGGAAGCGATTGGCCCACAGCATGCCAGCCAGCGCGGTAACCAGCGCGACCACCAGGCCGACAGCGATCACCAGGCCCAGCGAGGTTTCCAGGCCGAGGTTGCCGGCAGCGGCAATCGGCCCCGGGGTCGGCGGCACGAAGGTGTGGGTAGCGTACAGACCGGTGGCCAATGCCACGCTCATGGCCACCACGGATACCTTCATCCGCGCCGCCAGGGCGTTCTTCAGCGAGTTGAGGATGACGTAGCCGGAATCACAGAACACCGGAATGGACACCAGATAACCGATGATCGACATGGTCAGCGTAGGGAAACGCTGGCCCAGCAGACGAATCACGGTCTCCGCCATGGTGATGGCTGCGCCACTGCGCTCCAGGATCACCCCAATGATGGTGCCCAGCGCGATGACGATACCGATGTAGCCGAGAATGCCGCCGAAACCCGACGCGACGGTCTTGAGAATCTCGGGAGCGGGAAGCTGATAGGCGAAACCGGCGATGATCGCGGCGCCCAGCAAGGCGAGAAAGGGGTGCAACTTCAAGCGTGTAGTGGACAGTACGATGAACGCGATGAGCGCCACCAGGATCAGGACCAGGCCCATGACCAGTCTCCTCATTGTTGTTATGACCGGATGCAGTATCCGGCTGGGAATGCCGACAGGCAGGCCATTGTGGCTCAGCCTTGAGCGGCAGACCCTGTGCACCTGCACCAAAAGACAAGAGCCTTGAACGAGCCGTTTAGTTCAGGCGCACAATAACCCTTCAACGGGACTCGTCACCCTCGACACCCAACAGACCCAGGCCAAGGGATAATTGCAGGCGCTGATCGAAACGATTGAGGTCGAGTCCACTCAGCTCGCCAA
Protein-coding regions in this window:
- a CDS encoding NAD(P)/FAD-dependent oxidoreductase, translated to MIRLTELKLPLDHPDEALRPAIVQRLGIPDADLLAFSVFKRSYDARKKFGDMPFIYTLDCEVKDEAALLARLHDDKHVGPAPDISYKPVGKTETPLDERPIVVGFGPCGIFAALILAQAGLRPIVLERGKEVRERTKDTWGLWRKNVLNPESNVQFGEGGAGTFSDGKLYSQIKDPHHHGRKVLQEFVKAGAPEEILYVSKPHIGTFRLTGVVATMREEIKALGGEVRFQERVSDLLIEGDQLCGVVLESGEQIASRHVILALGHSSRDTFRMLHARGVFLEAKPFSVGFRIEHPQSLIDRARLGKYAGHPKLGAADYKLVHHASNGRSVYSFCMCPGGTVVAATSEPERVVTNGMSQYSRNERNANAGIVVGITPEQDYPGGPLAGVELQERLESHAYVLGGRNYEAPGQLVGDFIAGKPSSALGEVQPSYKPGVKLGDLAPSLPNFAIEAIREALPAFGKQIKGFDLADAVLTGIETRTSSPVRITRGADLQSLNLKGLYPAGEGAGYAGGILSAGVDGIRVAEAVGRSMLRLD
- a CDS encoding GNAT family N-acetyltransferase, which produces MNEARIRQAQPADIQAMCELLLEHGPNPWNYLPEAEVRAHLQAIASGETLAVLAEGGSGLLGFVSYRLTHDFSAHQPMGRELQQHAYICEAVVHRGCAGQGLGSRLLEATIERISALGVQDVYIDRHEENAASAGMMRKAGFTELLSYDDPARRSHGSRRSTLCCRRLGDQ
- a CDS encoding Na+/H+ antiporter subunit G, with the translated sequence MPLWIEILVSLFLLIGSLFALVGAIGLYRLPDFFMRLHGPTKATTLGVGGMVIASLIFFGSRGEGLSLHEFLITLFLFITAPVSAHMLSKAAMQQKVELVERTRGRPWEDDR
- a CDS encoding K+/H+ antiporter subunit F, translated to MLAYVIPVCLFIIGVAMVLNVLRLVQGPSMPDRVLALDTLYINALALIVLFGIWLDSDLFFEIALLIAVMGFVSTVAVGKHLMHGDIID
- a CDS encoding Na+/H+ antiporter subunit E, whose translation is MRRLFPHPHLTLLLAVIWLALVNTIALGQVLLGLFLGWAIVWLTRDFLLNVPHLRRPLKLAAFLIKVFYDIVLANLHVARLVLGPQDRLRPAFVEVPMDIEDEFLLSLLACVVSLTPGTVSAGLSNDHKTLLLHGLDVPDADAMIAEIKSRYEAPLLEIFECSPT
- a CDS encoding monovalent cation/H+ antiporter subunit D is translated as MNHALILPILLPMLAGALLLVGHNLSKPLKRALSLTATWALVPLGLYLVLLADDGQLRAYALGNWQAPFGIMLLLDRLSALMLLLTAVLAGFAVLYACRGDDARGQNFHALFQFQLLGINGAFLTADLFNLFVFFEILLISSYSLLVHGNGKDQIRTGVHYVVLNLLGSSFFLIGVSMLYGLTGTLNMPDLAQKVADADPELAPLLSAAAYLLLVVFALKAAVLPLYFWLPRAYASAPAPVAALFAIMTKVGLYSIFRVFTLVFGEGAGPLANMAHEMLWWLALLTLAAGAIGALAAERLQVLLGYLVVVSVGTLLAGFSLGTPQALSAALYYLLHSTLISAALFLLAGLIVRQRGPARDDLHLLQALHQPLLLGALFFAATISVAGLPPFSGFLGKLLLLRSVEPGSQALWLWSVVLLSGLVTLVALSRAGSQLFWHSHGRPLENTEPADWTRLGATLGLLLASPLLLVMAQPLLAYAQATAEQLLNLQPYLSLINGGEA
- a CDS encoding Na+/H+ antiporter subunit C produces the protein MEVLFAITLGVLTAAGVYLILRARIFPVVMGLTLISYAVNLFIFAMGRLGTGVPAVIGRSPAYGDPLPQALVLTAIVIGFAMTAFVVVLALRGLGELKTDHVDGEEPRV
- a CDS encoding monovalent cation/H+ antiporter subunit A, producing the protein MVLALIIALPFLGLILPVLADRFGRLACALATAIAPLTALILLLMQQPRVFAGEVLRVQYEWLPQLGLNLSLRLDGLGFLFALLILGIGLLVILYARYYLSKRDSMGQFFSFLLLFMGAMLGVVLSENLLLMMVFWELTSLSSFLLIGFWGWRSEARKGARMALTVTGGGGLALLAGILLIGNIVGSFELTDVLASGDLIRAHALYPLALILVLLGVFTKSAQFPFHFWLPHAMAAPTPVSAYLHSATMVKAGVFLLARLYPALADSDWWFYLVSLTGLTTLLVGACMALFQHDLKGLLAYSTISHLGLITLLFGLDTRLAAVAAVFHIINHATFKASLFMAAGIIDHETGSRDMRKLAGLWRYMPHTAVLAMVAASAMAGVPLLNGFLSKEMFFGETLNQHLFGSFNWVIPAVATLAGVFAVAYSLRFIHDVFFNGEPHDLPKYPPHEPPRYMKVPVEILVFLCLLVGIVPTYTVAPLLASAAGATLGGELPEYSLAIWHGFNLPLLMSFIALFGGIAVYVLRKPLYHWYDGLPSVDAKLVFDNALVGLIKLARRFTGLLENGSLQSYLGWMLGATLLLLIVALSPLQNLTGSVELTPLDGITVLGMILLMGSALLTVYFHRRRLVALMLLSLAGLMVALAFARFSAPDLALTQVSVEVVTIILLMLTLYFMPDRTPVESSSLRALRDFTLAGGVGAVVAMLAYAVLTRPYQSISSFFLDNSVSGGGGTNVVNVILVDFRGFDTLGEITVLAIAAIGIYALLYGLHLPHPTHDKNGRLWSTDSHPMILDNLARALLPLALLIAVFIFIRGHNLPGGGFIAGLITAVALILQYISHGVTWTQQRLRFSYHSMAGWGVLIAAFTGLGSWAFGVPFLTSAFDHFHIPLIGEIELATAILFDLGVYLAVVGATLLILSNLGHVGQDESCKEVI
- a CDS encoding glycerate kinase — its product is MKIVIAPDSFKESLSAPDVAAAIARGWQQVFPEAECLLRPMADGGEGTVDALLAAVGGERREHQVRGPMGEPVTAHWGWLGQGTAVIEMAAASGLHWVPREQRDARRASSFGTGELIREALEAGARRIILGLGGSATNDGGMGLLQALGVRFLDEQGHELAPGGAALAGLDQIDLSGLDARLLQVQVEVAADVDNPLCGPRGASAVFGPQKGATPEQVVELDAALERYAHVVASTLGEDHGQFPGVGAAGGLGFAARAFLKASFRPGIELVAELSGLAEAVQGADLVITGEGRMDEQTLHGKTPMGVARVARAAGAPVIALAGSLGENYQALYDAGIEAAFSLAPGPLSLEQAMAGAAAELQARAVDIARLWRLSGLARAEALR
- a CDS encoding GntP family permease gives rise to the protein MGLVLILVALIAFIVLSTTRLKLHPFLALLGAAIIAGFAYQLPAPEILKTVASGFGGILGYIGIVIALGTIIGVILERSGAAITMAETVIRLLGQRFPTLTMSIIGYLVSIPVFCDSGYVILNSLKNALAARMKVSVVAMSVALATGLYATHTFVPPTPGPIAAAGNLGLETSLGLVIAVGLVVALVTALAGMLWANRFLKQNDKDLLEEAPSELLDDAVDFEALKARYGKLPSAFQAFAPIFVPIVLICLGSIAVFPSKPFGDGLLFGMLNFFGQPIAALLVGLALACTLLKSADKRQEFHDYVVDGLVSAAPILLITGAGGAFGAILKVTPLGDYLGTTLSALGIGLFMPFVVAAALKSAQGSTTVALVTTSALVAPLLGQLGLDSEMGRVLTVMAIGAGAMTVSHANDSFFWVVTQFSRMKVSTAYRAQTVATLIQGVAGMITVWLLSLVLL